The Chryseobacterium sp. 52 genome includes a region encoding these proteins:
- a CDS encoding AAA family ATPase, translating to MSYLSRIYLKEDHPHNFPFNLPFLSDGLDLKLRSNVTFFVGENGIGKSTLLEAIAEKCDFNVAGGNRNHNYNFHKTESGLSEYLTLSWKTKTAQGFFMRAESFFNFSTYIDEVAEEDRSVLNAYGGKSLHQQSHGEAFLSLFHNHFQNGIYILDEPESALSPQRQLSLLSIIHKLEKAGKAQFIISSHSPILMSYPGAEIYLLDNKIQKIHYKETEHYQLTRNFLEAPELYFRHLFEDY from the coding sequence ATGTCCTACTTATCCCGCATTTATCTGAAAGAAGATCACCCTCATAATTTTCCTTTCAACCTTCCTTTTCTGAGCGATGGTTTAGATCTTAAGCTCAGGAGCAACGTTACTTTTTTCGTTGGTGAAAACGGAATTGGTAAATCTACTTTACTGGAAGCCATTGCAGAAAAGTGTGATTTCAATGTAGCCGGAGGCAACCGAAACCATAATTACAACTTTCACAAAACTGAATCCGGACTGTCGGAATATCTTACTCTTTCCTGGAAAACCAAAACGGCACAGGGCTTTTTCATGAGAGCGGAAAGTTTTTTCAATTTCTCGACTTATATTGATGAAGTAGCAGAAGAAGACAGGAGTGTTCTGAACGCCTATGGAGGAAAATCTCTGCATCAACAATCTCATGGTGAGGCTTTCCTTTCATTATTCCATAATCACTTCCAGAATGGCATTTATATCCTTGATGAACCGGAATCTGCCCTTTCGCCACAGCGGCAGCTTTCTTTATTATCGATCATTCATAAACTGGAAAAAGCAGGAAAAGCACAGTTTATTATTTCCAGCCACTCCCCAATTCTGATGAGCTATCCCGGTGCTGAAATTTATTTATTAGATAACAAAATTCAGAAAATTCATTACAAAGAGACGGAACATTATCAGCTTACAAGGAATTTTTTAGAGGCTCCGGAGCTCTATTTCCGGCATTTATTTGAAGATTATTAG
- a CDS encoding DUF5686 family protein, with protein MMSNNNSKYYNLFFLLFISCLTYAQNTANGKITDAKTNKEISGVDIFINDNTEPFLKTSLGTFSVQSDSIIYKLKFSKKNYSTETVTITPESAENIFVKLSQEKENTIAEIVIHNEKPKYKNKKENPAYAIMQEVWKRKRNNGLDKFDTYTYKEYEKIQFDANNLDSAFMSKKIFNKLDFIFDYADSTASGKIGLPIFLNESIYENFGENKPGKKTKRLLVAQKTSGFQDNQVITITAKNLYRDINIYDNTLNYFDIGFPSPVGSNGFSTYDYNLTDTISIHGENAYKIRYQPKRKDVLAFQGYLYIDTDSYAVLGATLKSTQKINVNFINSISTELEYDNPDENTFLPKKFITEIELTPFAKKRTSKSIIAKRSVDYSQYEFNKPLEDKVFTRKQEEYDDKFVDKDDAYWVKARPDSLSKSERGVYEMLDKLQQTPKFNRIVKIYETLASGYYNAFKGIDIGPIFSIYGKNEVEGDRIRLGARTYFGQNDPWRVQFYTAYGFKDQQVKYGAEGRYMFNRVNRFMIGAGTKRDIEQLGVQLTTDDGIMARTFASSTLFARGENASLSSINKTNIFASIEPWKNFQVRVDGTLQSIKSANPEKFSLMYYQNGDLRKTLNDSHVTVSLIARPGAKFSQTGVDRYEHGTLAPTIILKYTRGIEGLFNGDFNYNRLQFMFYKPILMGSWGKTLLSFEAGKTFDTVPLALQNVVPGNQSYSLAQNTFSQLNYYEFVADTYTTLHFEHHFNGKILSYIPLIKKLKLREIAFIRSAYGTLSDASKAINVDGFKYSAPSEQIYFEYGFGIENIGIGNLRIFRVDFNWRGNYLDRPDISTFGVKAGFQVGF; from the coding sequence ATGATGTCAAACAACAACTCTAAATATTACAACCTCTTTTTTCTGCTTTTTATATCCTGTCTTACGTATGCCCAAAATACAGCAAACGGCAAGATCACCGATGCAAAAACCAATAAGGAAATTTCAGGTGTAGATATCTTTATTAATGACAATACTGAACCTTTTTTGAAAACTTCCCTGGGAACTTTCAGCGTTCAGTCGGACAGTATTATTTATAAACTAAAATTCTCCAAAAAGAATTACTCTACCGAAACCGTTACCATCACTCCTGAAAGTGCTGAAAATATTTTTGTGAAACTTTCACAGGAAAAGGAGAACACCATTGCCGAGATTGTGATCCACAACGAAAAACCTAAGTATAAAAACAAGAAGGAAAATCCAGCCTATGCCATCATGCAGGAGGTTTGGAAAAGAAAACGCAACAACGGCTTAGATAAATTCGATACTTACACTTATAAAGAATATGAAAAAATCCAGTTTGATGCCAACAATCTGGACAGCGCTTTTATGAGCAAAAAGATCTTCAATAAGCTGGATTTCATCTTCGATTATGCAGATTCCACAGCCAGCGGAAAGATCGGGCTTCCTATTTTCCTGAATGAATCTATTTATGAAAATTTCGGAGAGAACAAACCGGGGAAAAAGACAAAAAGATTGTTGGTTGCACAGAAAACATCAGGTTTTCAGGACAATCAGGTCATTACGATTACCGCAAAAAACCTCTACCGTGATATTAATATCTACGATAACACGCTCAATTATTTTGACATAGGATTTCCAAGTCCTGTCGGATCCAATGGGTTCAGTACGTATGATTATAATTTAACAGATACGATCTCTATTCATGGTGAGAATGCCTATAAGATAAGATACCAGCCTAAAAGGAAAGATGTTTTAGCTTTCCAGGGTTACCTTTATATAGATACGGATAGCTACGCTGTTTTGGGTGCCACTTTAAAATCGACCCAGAAGATCAATGTCAACTTTATCAACAGTATTTCCACAGAACTGGAATATGACAATCCAGACGAAAATACATTCCTTCCTAAAAAATTCATTACAGAAATAGAACTTACTCCTTTCGCAAAAAAGAGAACTTCCAAAAGTATTATCGCCAAACGGTCCGTTGACTATTCTCAATATGAGTTCAACAAGCCTCTTGAAGATAAAGTTTTTACACGCAAACAGGAAGAATATGACGACAAGTTTGTAGACAAAGATGACGCCTATTGGGTAAAAGCAAGACCGGATTCTTTATCGAAATCGGAACGAGGGGTTTATGAGATGCTTGACAAGCTTCAGCAGACTCCAAAATTCAACCGTATTGTGAAAATCTACGAAACGTTAGCATCAGGATATTATAACGCTTTTAAAGGGATTGATATAGGACCTATATTCTCAATTTATGGTAAAAACGAAGTAGAAGGAGACAGAATAAGACTTGGAGCAAGAACTTATTTCGGGCAGAACGATCCATGGAGAGTTCAGTTTTACACAGCATACGGATTCAAAGATCAACAGGTTAAATACGGAGCTGAAGGCCGGTACATGTTCAACAGAGTCAACAGATTCATGATTGGAGCAGGAACCAAAAGAGATATCGAGCAGCTAGGTGTACAGCTTACTACCGATGACGGAATTATGGCACGTACTTTTGCCTCATCAACTCTTTTTGCAAGAGGAGAGAATGCTTCTTTGAGCTCCATCAACAAGACTAATATTTTCGCTTCTATTGAGCCATGGAAAAACTTCCAGGTAAGAGTAGACGGAACTTTACAGAGTATCAAATCTGCCAATCCTGAAAAGTTCAGTCTGATGTACTACCAAAACGGTGATTTACGAAAAACCCTCAACGACTCTCACGTTACTGTCAGCTTAATTGCCAGACCGGGCGCTAAATTTTCTCAGACAGGTGTTGACCGATATGAACACGGCACGCTGGCACCAACCATTATACTGAAATACACAAGAGGTATAGAAGGACTTTTTAACGGTGACTTTAATTATAACAGACTTCAGTTCATGTTCTATAAGCCAATACTTATGGGAAGCTGGGGTAAGACGCTCTTAAGCTTTGAAGCAGGAAAAACGTTTGACACCGTTCCTCTTGCCCTTCAGAATGTGGTTCCGGGAAACCAGTCTTACAGTCTGGCACAGAACACATTTTCACAGCTTAATTATTATGAATTCGTAGCTGATACCTACACCACCCTTCATTTTGAACATCATTTTAACGGAAAAATACTTTCTTACATCCCTTTGATCAAAAAGCTAAAGCTTAGAGAGATTGCATTTATCAGAAGCGCATACGGAACTTTAAGTGATGCTTCCAAAGCCATCAACGTGGATGGATTTAAATATTCTGCACCTAGCGAGCAAATCTATTTTGAATATGGATTTGGGATTGAAAATATCGGAATCGGGAACCTTAGGATCTTTAGGGTAGATTTTAACTGGAGAGGAAATTACCTTGACAGACCGGACATTTCAACGTTTGGAGTAAAAGCAGGATTCCAGGTAGGATTTTAA
- a CDS encoding bacteriocin-like protein has translation MKNLKKLTKRELKSIGGGALACPPPATTCVQWCSWTAQQRLKCRNMIIDPDPCPC, from the coding sequence ATGAAAAATTTGAAAAAGTTAACAAAGAGAGAATTGAAATCAATAGGTGGTGGTGCTTTAGCATGTCCTCCTCCGGCAACGACCTGTGTGCAATGGTGTAGCTGGACGGCACAGCAACGATTAAAATGCAGAAATATGATTATAGATCCGGACCCGTGTCCATGTTAA
- the rplU gene encoding 50S ribosomal protein L21, which yields MFAIVEIAGLQYKVEQDQKLFVNRLKGEKGDKVSFDKILLTVNGSITVGAPAVSGITVDAEILNHVKADKVIIFKKKRRKGYQVKNGHRQSLTQIQITGITGFEAGAKKVAKKETAKAEILSDNATVNFGEDHELNYHLKKNNLSQSKENREMLTTLGKAVKVELEKNILTHEEVDAAIVKNIDQFKALNK from the coding sequence ATGTTTGCAATTGTAGAAATAGCAGGGCTTCAATACAAAGTTGAGCAAGACCAGAAGTTGTTTGTAAACCGTTTAAAAGGAGAAAAAGGAGACAAGGTTTCTTTTGATAAAATTCTTCTTACTGTAAACGGTTCAATCACTGTTGGCGCCCCAGCTGTAAGCGGTATCACTGTAGATGCAGAGATCCTAAACCATGTAAAAGCTGATAAAGTAATTATTTTCAAAAAGAAAAGAAGAAAAGGTTATCAGGTAAAGAATGGTCACAGACAATCTTTAACTCAAATTCAAATCACTGGTATTACTGGTTTTGAAGCTGGAGCAAAGAAAGTGGCTAAAAAAGAAACAGCAAAAGCTGAGATTCTTTCTGACAACGCAACTGTTAACTTTGGTGAAGATCATGAATTGAACTATCACTTAAAGAAAAACAACTTGTCTCAGTCTAAAGAAAACAGAGAAATGTTAACTACTTTAGGTAAAGCAGTTAAAGTTGAATTAGAAAAGAATATTCTTACTCACGAAGAAGTAGATGCTGCTATCGTTAAGAATATTGATCAATTTAAAGCCCTTAACAAATAA
- the rpmA gene encoding 50S ribosomal protein L27: MAHKKGVGSSKNGRESHSKRLGVKIFGGQDAIAGNIIIRQRGTQHHPGENVGMGKDHTLFALVDGKVVFRKKANNRSFVSVEANA, encoded by the coding sequence ATGGCACACAAGAAAGGAGTCGGTAGTTCCAAGAACGGTAGAGAATCTCACTCTAAGAGATTAGGTGTGAAGATTTTCGGAGGACAAGATGCTATTGCCGGAAATATTATTATCAGACAGAGAGGTACACAACACCACCCGGGTGAAAACGTGGGAATGGGTAAAGACCACACTTTGTTTGCATTAGTAGACGGTAAAGTAGTTTTCAGAAAGAAAGCAAACAACAGATCTTTCGTATCTGTAGAAGCAAACGCATAA